One part of the Streptomyces ferrugineus genome encodes these proteins:
- the galK gene encoding galactokinase, producing the protein MSVDTAAAVAERFRELYGAEPEGVWAAPGRVNLIGEHTDYNDGFVMPFALPHTAVAAVSRRADGVLRLHSADVEGGVVELRLDDLRPETDRNWTAYPSGVVWALRQAGHAVTGADIHLASTVPAGAGLSSSAALEVVVALALNDLYDLGQKGWQLARLCQRAENVYVGAPVGIMDQTASACCEAGHALFLDTRDLSQRQIPFDLAAEGMRLLVVDTQVKHSHSEGEYGKRRAGCEKGAALLGVDALRDVAYDGLDAALERLGDDEEVRRLVRHVVTEDQRVERVVALLESGETRAIGPVLTQGHASLRDDFRISCPELDLVVDTALAGGALGARMTGGGFGGSAIVLAEAADVETITKAVEEAFAAAGFTAPRVFEAVPAAGARRLS; encoded by the coding sequence ATGAGCGTCGACACGGCAGCCGCGGTCGCCGAGCGGTTCAGGGAGCTGTACGGGGCCGAGCCGGAGGGGGTGTGGGCCGCGCCGGGCCGGGTCAACCTGATCGGCGAGCACACCGACTACAACGACGGCTTCGTCATGCCGTTCGCGCTGCCGCACACCGCGGTCGCGGCGGTCTCGCGGCGCGCGGACGGCGTCCTGCGGCTGCACTCGGCCGACGTCGAGGGCGGCGTGGTGGAGCTGCGGCTCGACGACCTGCGCCCCGAGACGGACCGGAACTGGACGGCGTACCCGTCGGGCGTCGTCTGGGCCCTGCGCCAGGCCGGCCACGCGGTGACCGGCGCCGACATCCACCTCGCCTCGACGGTCCCGGCGGGCGCGGGCCTGTCGTCGTCGGCGGCCCTGGAGGTCGTGGTCGCGCTCGCGCTCAACGACCTCTACGACCTGGGCCAGAAGGGCTGGCAGCTGGCCCGCCTGTGCCAGCGCGCCGAGAACGTCTACGTCGGCGCCCCGGTCGGCATCATGGACCAGACCGCGTCCGCCTGCTGCGAGGCCGGCCACGCCCTCTTCCTCGACACCCGTGACCTCTCCCAGCGGCAGATCCCCTTCGACCTGGCCGCCGAGGGCATGCGCCTGCTCGTCGTCGACACCCAGGTCAAGCACTCCCACAGCGAGGGCGAGTACGGCAAGCGCCGCGCGGGCTGCGAGAAGGGCGCGGCCCTGCTGGGCGTCGACGCGCTCAGGGACGTCGCCTACGACGGCCTGGACGCGGCCCTCGAGCGGCTCGGCGACGACGAGGAGGTCCGCCGGCTGGTCCGGCACGTGGTCACGGAGGACCAGCGTGTCGAACGCGTCGTCGCCCTGCTGGAGTCCGGTGAGACACGGGCGATCGGCCCGGTGCTGACGCAGGGCCACGCCTCCCTGCGCGACGACTTCCGCATCTCCTGCCCCGAGCTGGACCTGGTCGTGGACACGGCCCTGGCGGGCGGCGCCCTCGGCGCCCGCATGACCGGCGGCGGCTTCGGCGGCTCGGCGATCGTGCTGGCCGAGGCGGCCGACGTCGAGACCATCACCAAGGCGGTCGAAGAGGCCTTCGCCGCGGCCGGGTTCACCGCGCCGCGCGTGTTCGAGGCGGTGCCGGCGGCGGGCGCCCGGCGGCTGAGCTGA
- a CDS encoding sulfotransferase family protein, with protein MSMLRKLNSKIGATTGYQVRRVPAPSPPKENLGAIPAPRGPRPERPATGAVGGPVDPAVDRLLRRPVFILTSVRSGSTLLRMMLGAHSRLHAAHELHLTGLEVYFKTHSPTEKSMRALGLGYEELEALLWDRILHRELVKSGKSFIVEKTPGNAFAWRRIAETWPDARFVFLRRHPAAVARSWHEAVPDRTREEAAERVLRYMEAMEEAHAELGGHILRYEDLTADPVAALRDICRFLDLDYEPGMLEYGSSLEGAVLGGGFGDWNDKIRSGRVQPDRPAPSQDEIADVLRPMCRAWGYL; from the coding sequence ATGAGCATGCTGCGGAAGCTGAACTCGAAGATCGGAGCGACGACCGGGTACCAGGTACGCCGAGTGCCGGCTCCGTCGCCGCCGAAGGAAAATCTCGGCGCCATCCCCGCACCGCGCGGCCCGCGCCCGGAGCGCCCCGCGACCGGGGCGGTGGGCGGACCGGTGGATCCGGCCGTGGACCGGCTGCTGCGACGGCCGGTCTTCATCCTCACCTCCGTGCGCTCCGGATCGACCCTGCTGCGCATGATGCTGGGCGCGCACTCCCGGCTGCACGCCGCGCACGAGCTGCACCTGACCGGCCTCGAGGTGTACTTCAAGACCCACAGCCCCACCGAGAAGTCCATGCGCGCGCTCGGCCTCGGGTACGAGGAGCTGGAGGCGCTGCTGTGGGACCGCATCCTGCACCGGGAACTGGTGAAGTCCGGCAAGTCGTTCATCGTGGAGAAGACCCCGGGCAACGCCTTCGCATGGCGGCGCATCGCCGAGACCTGGCCGGATGCCCGCTTCGTCTTCCTGCGCCGGCATCCGGCCGCGGTGGCCCGCTCCTGGCACGAGGCCGTCCCGGACCGCACCCGCGAGGAGGCGGCCGAGCGCGTGCTGCGGTACATGGAGGCCATGGAGGAGGCCCACGCCGAACTCGGCGGCCACATCCTGCGCTACGAGGACCTCACCGCCGACCCCGTCGCCGCGCTCCGCGACATCTGCCGCTTCCTGGACCTCGACTACGAGCCCGGCATGCTCGAATACGGCAGCAGCCTGGAGGGCGCCGTACTGGGCGGCGGCTTCGGCGACTGGAACGACAAGATCCGCTCGGGCCGGGTACAGCCGGACCGGCCGGCACCGTCGCAGGACGAGATCGCGGATGTGCTGCGGCCGATGTGCCGGGCGTGGGGGTACCTCTAG